A stretch of the uncultured Desulfobacter sp. genome encodes the following:
- a CDS encoding enoyl-CoA hydratase/isomerase family protein, producing MAVIEWKKQNGVAIVSMCNAANTMNKIFSQNFNQCLDQIESDAHVKSIILTGLDAKNFSQGIDVEWIGEKLATNQDQEVIDFMYEMNDVFKRLLLFPVPVIAAINGHAFGNGAIIACACDFRFMRKDKGFFCFPEVDIGIPLLPGMIALVRKALPEYIFNHMVLSGQRMTAVDLEHANVLVKACENQEDLMKEAMAFAASFDKKRGIFRELKNRVHKRVIRIMDEQDPEYIDTLNLFVAEE from the coding sequence TTGGCCGTCATCGAATGGAAAAAACAAAATGGGGTGGCAATCGTTTCGATGTGCAACGCCGCCAACACAATGAATAAAATTTTTTCACAGAATTTTAACCAATGTCTTGACCAAATAGAGTCAGATGCACACGTCAAATCAATAATCCTTACCGGCCTGGATGCAAAAAACTTTTCCCAGGGTATTGATGTGGAATGGATCGGTGAAAAATTGGCTACAAACCAAGACCAGGAAGTCATTGATTTTATGTATGAAATGAATGATGTATTCAAGCGCCTGCTGCTTTTTCCCGTACCTGTGATCGCTGCTATTAACGGTCATGCCTTTGGTAACGGCGCCATTATAGCTTGTGCCTGCGATTTCAGGTTCATGAGAAAAGACAAAGGGTTCTTTTGTTTTCCCGAGGTGGATATCGGCATTCCTTTACTGCCCGGCATGATCGCTCTGGTGCGCAAGGCGCTTCCCGAATACATATTCAATCATATGGTGCTGTCCGGTCAACGGATGACCGCAGTGGACCTTGAACATGCCAATGTGCTTGTCAAAGCCTGTGAAAACCAGGAAGATTTGATGAAAGAAGCTATGGCATTTGCCGCAAGTTTTGACAAAAAGCGCGGTATTTTCCGGGAACTGAAAAACCGGGTTCATAAACGCGTGATCCGAATAATGGATGAACAGGACCCTGAATATATTGACACGCTCAATCTGTTTGTCGCCGAAGAATAA
- a CDS encoding hydantoinase/oxoprolinase family protein: MILGLDVGGTHTDVVFLSQKGVQKHVKVPTQPDNLFKSVLSGFTLILEDVDPKCIERVVISTTLTTNAIVQQTVTPVGMIVSAGPGVDPENFRTGDHYYAVGGSVNHRGREIESINEMEIQDVGEKLKKAGIEYVGVVSKFCVRNPSHEILIKRILNKQFKQIFLGHHVSGNLNFPRRIATTYMNAAVYPLHKEFFQAVEQSLEEMGLTVPIQILKADGGTMTLEASMDFPAQTVLSGPAASIMGAIPYAPEGQDAVVLDIGGTTTDIAFLVDKTPLLEPVGIQRGGYRSLIRSLRTVSKGIGGDSALRVNDKGMLTVGPDRVGPSMAFGGSIPTPTDALVVLGLMEAGDQDRARQGIKSIADELGTNEKDAAEHVFKLCCNIILKKTFEMIDTLNSKPVYTVHDFLEGYKFSPDTILLMGGPARFFAKKIQEMYQLETIAVPYASVANAIGAALARTTCEVTVNADTEQGVVTAHEEDFAEPVSKSFSKEDLVETAYSLLKDKAENAGADPDNLNEIEVVEFQEFNIVRNFSPKGKIFRTKIQLKPGLIHGYESMLNHQTLEN; encoded by the coding sequence ATGATTTTAGGATTAGATGTCGGGGGCACACATACAGACGTTGTTTTTCTCAGCCAGAAGGGTGTTCAAAAACATGTGAAGGTGCCTACCCAACCGGACAATTTGTTTAAAAGCGTTCTTTCAGGTTTTACCTTGATTCTTGAGGACGTCGATCCCAAATGTATTGAGCGGGTGGTCATCTCCACCACCCTGACCACTAACGCCATTGTTCAGCAGACCGTGACACCCGTGGGCATGATTGTTTCAGCCGGGCCGGGCGTAGACCCTGAAAATTTTAGGACCGGGGATCATTATTACGCTGTGGGTGGTTCCGTCAACCATCGTGGTCGGGAAATAGAGTCGATCAATGAGATGGAAATTCAGGATGTGGGTGAAAAGCTCAAAAAGGCGGGCATTGAATATGTGGGCGTTGTCAGTAAATTTTGTGTCAGAAATCCTTCCCATGAAATTTTGATCAAGCGGATATTAAACAAGCAGTTTAAACAGATTTTTTTAGGGCATCATGTTTCCGGTAATTTGAATTTTCCCCGGCGTATCGCCACAACTTACATGAATGCGGCCGTATACCCGTTGCATAAAGAATTTTTCCAGGCCGTTGAACAATCCCTTGAGGAGATGGGGCTTACCGTACCCATTCAGATTCTTAAGGCTGACGGCGGGACCATGACATTGGAAGCCTCAATGGATTTTCCGGCCCAGACGGTTTTATCCGGGCCTGCCGCCAGTATCATGGGGGCCATTCCCTATGCCCCTGAAGGCCAGGATGCCGTTGTCCTTGATATCGGCGGTACCACCACGGATATTGCATTTTTAGTGGATAAAACCCCATTGCTTGAGCCGGTGGGCATCCAGCGCGGCGGATATAGAAGTCTGATTCGGTCTTTGCGGACGGTTTCCAAAGGTATTGGCGGTGACTCGGCTTTAAGGGTCAATGACAAAGGTATGTTGACTGTGGGACCCGACCGTGTGGGCCCGTCCATGGCCTTTGGCGGATCAATACCGACACCCACGGACGCTCTGGTGGTTTTAGGGCTCATGGAAGCAGGAGACCAGGATCGGGCCCGGCAGGGTATAAAATCCATTGCCGACGAGCTGGGCACAAACGAGAAAGACGCTGCGGAGCATGTATTTAAACTTTGCTGTAATATCATTTTGAAAAAAACCTTTGAGATGATAGATACCTTGAATTCCAAGCCGGTGTATACGGTCCATGATTTCCTTGAAGGATACAAGTTCAGTCCGGATACGATCCTTCTCATGGGGGGACCGGCCAGATTCTTCGCCAAAAAAATTCAGGAAATGTATCAGCTTGAGACCATTGCGGTTCCCTATGCGTCGGTGGCAAATGCCATTGGTGCTGCCCTTGCCAGGACCACCTGTGAGGTCACGGTGAATGCGGACACCGAGCAGGGCGTTGTCACTGCCCATGAAGAGGATTTTGCTGAGCCTGTTTCCAAATCCTTTTCTAAAGAGGACCTGGTGGAGACCGCCTACAGCCTGCTCAAGGATAAGGCGGAAAATGCAGGCGCTGATCCCGATAATCTTAATGAGATAGAAGTGGTGGAGTTCCAGGAATTTAATATTGTGCGCAACTTTTCTCCCAAGGGAAAAATATTTCGGACTAAAATTCAGCTTAAACCCGGCCTGATACATGGGTATGAATCGATGCTTAACCACCAGACGCTGGAAAATTAA
- a CDS encoding histone deacetylase: MLNAPHKTGLVFFPAFDWAIDPTHPEREERLLYTQDQVTEEGIFDVPEIIEYKPELVTPQDIQRAHFCVPDEQTVTTESHLISAGGAKAIADAVMLKEVENGFALVRPPGHHAMRVTHGGRGFCHINIEAVMVEYIRSQFNVKRIAVIDTDCHHGDGTNDIFWHDPDVLFISLHQDGRTMYPGTGFPSELGGPNAKGSNLNIPLPPGTSTEGYLYVIENCVLPVIEEFKPDLVVNSAGQDNHYTDPLTNMNFSAQGYARLTSMLKPDIAVLEGGYAIEGALPYVNLGIILAMAGIDYSGVVEPNYNPERLKQSVSTTDKIKQTCDQIMRYWSERYEMRDAAGEPGQIVTRHREVFYDTDNIFERQKEKIRVCRDCGGSFEVDSDATPGNHILGVHIPINACKACREQGYEFYDQADKAKYQRIYLQDRTKDIYEVKQ; encoded by the coding sequence ATGTTAAACGCACCGCATAAAACAGGGCTGGTCTTTTTTCCTGCATTTGACTGGGCCATTGACCCCACCCATCCTGAAAGGGAAGAACGGCTTTTATATACCCAGGATCAGGTCACCGAAGAGGGGATTTTTGATGTCCCTGAAATCATAGAGTACAAACCAGAACTCGTAACCCCGCAGGATATACAACGGGCTCATTTCTGTGTGCCTGATGAACAGACTGTTACAACCGAATCCCATTTGATCTCTGCGGGCGGTGCCAAGGCCATTGCCGATGCCGTTATGTTAAAAGAAGTTGAAAATGGCTTTGCCCTGGTCAGACCGCCGGGACATCATGCCATGCGGGTAACTCACGGTGGCCGAGGGTTCTGCCACATCAATATTGAAGCGGTTATGGTGGAATATATTCGTTCCCAGTTCAACGTAAAGCGTATTGCCGTCATTGATACGGACTGCCACCATGGGGACGGTACCAATGATATTTTCTGGCATGACCCTGATGTGCTGTTTATTTCATTGCACCAGGACGGCCGGACCATGTATCCGGGTACAGGTTTTCCCAGTGAACTGGGCGGTCCCAATGCCAAGGGATCCAATTTGAATATCCCGCTTCCCCCGGGTACGTCTACCGAAGGGTATCTCTATGTTATTGAAAATTGTGTGCTGCCGGTAATCGAGGAATTCAAACCGGATCTTGTGGTCAATTCCGCCGGTCAGGACAACCACTACACAGACCCTTTGACCAATATGAACTTTTCGGCCCAGGGGTATGCGCGTCTGACCTCCATGTTGAAACCGGACATTGCGGTGCTTGAAGGAGGATATGCCATTGAAGGTGCCCTGCCTTATGTCAACTTAGGGATTATCCTTGCCATGGCAGGTATTGATTATTCCGGAGTGGTGGAACCCAACTACAATCCGGAAAGGCTCAAGCAGTCGGTGAGTACTACGGATAAAATCAAACAGACCTGCGATCAGATCATGCGCTACTGGAGTGAACGGTATGAAATGAGAGACGCTGCCGGCGAACCCGGACAGATTGTGACCCGCCACCGTGAAGTATTTTATGACACGGACAATATTTTTGAGCGGCAGAAGGAAAAAATCAGGGTATGCAGGGATTGTGGCGGTAGCTTTGAGGTAGATTCCGACGCCACGCCGGGAAATCATATTCTGGGTGTTCATATCCCCATCAATGCCTGCAAAGCCTGCCGGGAACAGGGCTATGAATTTTATGATCAGGCCGATAAAGCCAAATACCAGCGCATCTATCTCCAGGATCGGACAAAGGATATATACGAGGTCAAACAGTAA
- the epmA gene encoding EF-P lysine aminoacylase EpmA, whose translation MRGQTVTAWQRVRKMNRSQLLENLKKRSLVMELTRDFFRSLDYIEVETPILCPSVIPEAHIDPVTSQGAYLQASPEQCMKRLLARGAGKIFQICKCFRQGERGHRHLPELTLLEWYAVHQTYEDLMDQCQGLLRHIATGLSTPGRLVYQGTSLDLAGTFQRMTVSRAFERFANISLNQAIDTEQFDEIISFDIEPHLGTSRPCILYDYPISMASLAAVHPEKPDIAQRFEMYVAGIELANGFTELTDHKLQRKRFEMENELRIKHGKAKLPMPETFLSDLALMPPAAGIALGMDRLVMLFCDAPDIEQVVAFPPELL comes from the coding sequence ATACGAGGTCAAACAGTAACAGCCTGGCAAAGGGTAAGAAAGATGAACCGTTCCCAGTTGCTGGAAAATTTAAAAAAACGATCCCTTGTTATGGAATTGACAAGGGATTTTTTTCGTTCCTTGGACTATATCGAGGTGGAAACTCCGATTCTGTGCCCATCAGTTATTCCCGAAGCCCATATTGATCCGGTAACATCCCAAGGTGCATATCTGCAAGCCTCCCCGGAGCAGTGTATGAAACGGCTTTTGGCCCGGGGCGCAGGTAAAATTTTTCAGATCTGCAAATGTTTTCGTCAAGGCGAGCGCGGTCATCGTCATTTGCCTGAACTGACATTGCTTGAGTGGTATGCCGTTCACCAAACCTATGAAGATTTGATGGATCAGTGCCAGGGGCTTTTGCGCCATATTGCAACGGGCTTGAGCACGCCGGGCCGTCTGGTTTATCAGGGCACCTCCCTGGACCTTGCCGGCACCTTTCAGCGGATGACCGTCTCCCGGGCCTTTGAACGCTTTGCAAACATCTCTTTGAACCAGGCCATTGATACCGAGCAGTTCGATGAGATTATCAGTTTTGATATTGAACCCCATTTAGGCACATCCCGTCCCTGTATCCTTTATGATTACCCCATTTCCATGGCCAGTCTTGCTGCCGTTCATCCTGAAAAACCGGATATCGCCCAAAGATTTGAGATGTATGTTGCAGGCATTGAATTGGCCAACGGATTCACTGAATTGACCGACCACAAGCTTCAGAGGAAACGGTTTGAAATGGAAAACGAACTGCGTATCAAGCATGGTAAGGCAAAATTGCCGATGCCTGAAACGTTTTTATCCGACCTTGCCTTGATGCCTCCTGCTGCCGGTATCGCCCTTGGCATGGATCGTCTGGTCATGCTTTTCTGCGATGCGCCGGACATTGAACAAGTTGTTGCTTTCCCGCCCGAATTGCTTTGA
- a CDS encoding AraC family transcriptional regulator, with product MTACIQMRSDFIYPGAGQLGEFFFELKGADDMAFLPEILPVAPGLYLCIMTGPATNYPRIDFRVGNAPVTFCLTLSGRFSSTFSSPGGSKQKDHHVGPNTNTIGSLQKTWGRMTIDPSLPVRCVELMIDPRLLHRYLPDHLIADVAGRKQIRFFRGQEFLSHPLDPELRKTALEVLNPPPLNGPALELFYQSRAMILLSRQVELFCQNVGKDNNLSLTPDIRDQLAHAKSILTQDFLDPPTIPVLARRCGLNEFTLKKEFKRTFNTTIFTFVQKLKMEQAWALIREKNHSVSEAANAVGYINVSHFSKAFKKQFSINPGILKKNGNLGRPALQTLFGRAK from the coding sequence ATGACCGCTTGTATTCAGATGAGATCTGATTTTATCTATCCTGGTGCCGGTCAGTTGGGGGAATTCTTTTTTGAATTAAAAGGGGCTGACGACATGGCGTTTTTACCGGAAATTTTACCGGTGGCCCCCGGGCTTTATTTGTGTATAATGACCGGCCCAGCCACGAACTATCCCCGTATAGATTTTAGGGTAGGCAACGCCCCAGTTACCTTCTGCCTGACGCTTTCGGGGCGCTTTTCCAGTACATTTTCCAGCCCGGGCGGTTCTAAGCAAAAAGATCACCATGTCGGGCCTAACACCAATACCATAGGCTCCCTTCAAAAAACATGGGGCCGAATGACCATTGATCCCTCACTTCCGGTACGTTGTGTGGAGCTGATGATTGACCCCCGCCTTTTACACCGTTACCTTCCGGACCATCTCATTGCGGATGTTGCAGGGCGAAAACAGATCCGTTTTTTCCGTGGGCAGGAATTTTTATCTCATCCCCTGGATCCGGAATTAAGAAAAACAGCCCTGGAAGTCTTGAATCCGCCACCACTTAATGGACCGGCCCTTGAGTTGTTTTATCAGAGCCGGGCTATGATACTTTTGTCCCGCCAGGTGGAATTGTTTTGTCAAAATGTCGGAAAGGATAATAACCTGTCTTTAACGCCTGACATCAGAGATCAGTTGGCCCACGCAAAGTCCATTTTAACGCAAGATTTCCTTGACCCGCCCACGATCCCTGTACTGGCCAGGCGTTGCGGGCTCAATGAATTTACTTTGAAAAAAGAGTTTAAACGAACCTTTAACACAACCATTTTCACCTTTGTCCAGAAGCTGAAAATGGAACAGGCCTGGGCTTTGATCAGGGAGAAAAACCATTCCGTGTCTGAAGCTGCCAATGCCGTAGGTTACATCAATGTCAGCCATTTTTCCAAGGCCTTTAAAAAACAGTTCAGTATCAATCCCGGCATTCTTAAAAAGAATGGGAACCTGGGCCGTCCGGCCCTGCAGACATTATTTGGGCGGGCGAAGTAA